A stretch of Oncorhynchus mykiss isolate Arlee chromosome 26, USDA_OmykA_1.1, whole genome shotgun sequence DNA encodes these proteins:
- the zgc:162592 gene encoding G-protein coupled receptor 52: MFATLNLSESEDTNLTSADTQMLLERHRPIKIGIISVLGAMITLGNIAVIMVISSSVSGWSRNSRYFLLSLTGADSAFGLIITPLNLCVSLAKDYSEGPDSLCHIVAFFNATIYSTCMYTLATISLERYIAVFYPLKYSSLMTRRRTLFLIAFAWCFPPFLLVPISFPNGIIEVHFSTASLVCNPSYSTNVVYTLTLTCLIFFPCSIIMTCANLRLWFAAKRQRVKMRAQHLGRHNRPDVASRVLVPVMTVYYTCWTPCMAAIIYNAISGNRVPEWMEFLVVWLPTSNGFLNCIFYFWINHSFRRKFCLLFQRLCLTLCPDLAKALGCTASSEPVVWDNNNTLQERCSSVSSTCTLITLANDTPF, translated from the exons ATGTTTGCAACACTCAATTTGTCTGAGTCCGAGGACACCAATCTAACCAGCGCAGATACGCAAATGCTTCTGGAACGGCACAGGCCCATTAAAATTGGCATAATATCAGTTTTAGGAGCGATGATCACGTTAGGGAATATTGCAGTCATTATGGTGATTTCTTCATCGGTGTCCGGCTGGTCAAGGAACTCTCGATACTTTTTACTCTCACTCACAGGTGCTGATTCGGCGTTTGGACTGATCATCACGCCCTTGAATCTGTGCGTCAGTCTGGCGAAAGACTACAGTGAAGGCCCAGACTCCCTCTGTCACATTGTGGCTTTCTTCAACGCGACGATTTATTCGACTTGCATGTACACACTGGCTACAATAAGTCTAGAACGATACATAGCAGTGTTTTACCCATTGAAGTACTCATCACTGATGACAAGGAGAAGAACGCTGTTTCTGATCGCGTTTGCATGGTGTTTTCCTCCATTTTTACTTGTGCCCATATCATTTCCTAACGGGATAATTGAGGTCCACTTTTCTACAGCGTCACTGGTTTGCAATCCATCGTACTCTACTAACGTTGTGTACACTCTAACGTTGACGTGCCTCATCTTCTTTCCTTGTTCAATCATCATGACTTGCGCAAACCTGCGCCTTTGGTTTGCTGCAAAGAGACAGCGGGTAAAGATGCGGGCACAACACCTGGGTCGTCACAACAGACCCGACGTAGCCTCCAGGGTGCTTGTCCCTGTAATGACCGTGTACTACACATGTTGGACGCCGTGCATGGCGGCAATTATCTATAATG CCATCTCGGGCAACAGAGTTCCAGAGTGGATGGAGTTTTTGGTGGTGTGGCTCCCAACCTCCAATGGTTTCCTCAACTGCATCTTCTACTTCTGGATCAACCACAGCTTCCGTAGAAAGTTCTGCCTGCTCTTCCAGCGGCTGTGTCTCACATTGTGCCCAGATTTGGCCAAGGCCCTGGGCTGCACAGCCAGCTCAGAGCCTGTAGTCTGGGACAATAACAACACCCTCCAGGAGCGCTGCTCCAGTGTGTCGTCAACCTGCACCCTGATCACCCTGGCCAATGACACCCCCTTCTGA